The following proteins come from a genomic window of Triticum aestivum cultivar Chinese Spring chromosome 6A, IWGSC CS RefSeq v2.1, whole genome shotgun sequence:
- the LOC123127865 gene encoding trihelix transcription factor GTL1 isoform X1, which yields MQHPEQGGAGYPYGPPLTGMAPLLPQPASAAVPVSSIPSPTPSPMQPQPQPAGTSFDQLPAARVSSIPSPTPSPSPMQPPPQPAGTNFDQLPSAGAVSFHDDENTPVDGGSGRSGGDAGAGGSGSRWPREETVALIRIRSEMDGAFRNAALKAPVWEEVSRKLAELGYRRSAKKCKEKFENVDKYYRRTKEGRAGRQDGKNYRFFKELEALHAAAPQQNQHMATAAPILPDPRPLAMAPAYPGAGLPDLSLSSNSESESDDESDEEEDQAGGGGGRSNESMMALFEGMIKQITEKQDATQRLFLETLEKWEADRTAREEAWRRQELARISREREQHARERAAAAARDAAVIAFLQRVGGSSVLPTPMPAHTAPHPDAPASSLQLVVAAPEEGGRRGGGESSAGMSRWPKEEVHALIQLRMEKDEHCQDMGAKGPLWEDISAGMRRIGYNRSSKRCKEKWENINKYFKKVKESNKRRPEDSKTCPYFHQLDAIYRKKQSAVSNAAGGCSSTASGNAVAAVNASASEQHNPWRELEGKISNDFDRRHTVGGGSSDAPPGDGEVAAASTVLDAIATTKKSEDNVMAMESNIQSQQTEVTATDETDSDDIEGNYTDDGDDDDGDEDDKMKYTIEFQKHKEGGSSSAPAAPATAATVVTSSAPTGRTFLAVQ from the exons atgCAGCATCCCGAGCAGGGTGGCGCCGGGTACCCCTACGGGCCGCCGCTTACGGGGATGGCCCCGTTGTTGCCGCAGCCGGCATCCGCGGCCGTGCCTGTCAGCAGCATCCCGTCTCCGACGCCGTCGCCGatgcagccgcagccgcagccagCGGGGACGAGCTTCGACCAATTGCCAGCCGCGCGTGTCAGCAGCATCCCGtctccgacgccgtcgccgtcgccgatgcagccgccgccgcagccagcgGGGACGAACTTCGACCAATTGCCGTCCGCCGGCGCCGTCAGCTTCCACGACGACGAGAACACGCCGGTCGACGGCGGAAGCGGCAGGAGCGGCGGCGACGCGGGGGCGGGAGGGTCCGGCAGCCGGTGGCCGCGGGAGGAGACGGTGGCGCTCATCAGGATCCGGTCGGAGATGGACGGCGCCTTCCGGAACGCCGCCCTCAAGGCCCCCGTCTGGGAGGAGGTCTCCAG GAAGCTTGCGGAGCTGGGCTACCGCAGGAGCGCCAAGAAGTGCAAGGAGAAGTTCGAGAACGTGGACAAGTACTACCGCCGCACCAAGGAAGGCCGCGCCGGGCGCCAGGACGGCAAGAACTACCGCTTCTTCAAGGAGCTCGAAGCGCTCCACGCCGCGGCCCCGCAGCAGAACCAGCACATGGCGACCGCCGCGCCAATCTTGCCAGATCCTCGGCCGTTGGCAATGGCGCCTGCCTATCCTGGCGCCGGCCTGCCGGACCTCAGCTTGTCGTCGAATTCGGAGTCAGAGTCGGACGACGAGTCAGACGAGGAGGAAGaccaggcgggcggcggcggcggcaggagcaACGAGAGCATGATGGCGCTCTTCGAGGGGATGATAAAGCAGATCACGGAGAAGCAAGACGCGACGCAGCGGCTGTTCCTGGAGACGCTTGAGAAGTGGGAGGCCGACCGCACCGCGCGGGAGGAGGCATGGCGCCGGCAGGAGCTGGCCCGCATAAGCCGCGAAAGGGAGCAGCACGCCCGGGAGCGAGCCGCCGCGGCCGCCCGCGACGCCGCCGTGATCGCGTTCCTCCAGCGCGTCGGCGGGAGCTCCGTGCTGCCCACCCCAATGCCGGCCCACACAGCGCCTCATCCCGACGCGCCGGCCTCCTCGCTCCAGCTGGTGGTCGCCGCGCCGGAGGAgggcggccggcgaggaggaggggagaGCAGCGCGGGCATGTCACGGTGGCCCAAGGAGGAGGTCCATGCGCTGATCCAGCTGCGGATGGAGAAGGACGAGCACTGCCAGGACATGGGGGCCAAAGGGCCGCTGTGGGAGGACATCTCCGCCGGCATGCGGAGGATCGGCTACAACCGGAGCTCCAAGCGGTGCAAGGAGAAGTGGGAAAACATCAACAAGTACTTCAAGAAGGTGAAGGAGAGCAACAAGAGGCGCCCCGAGGACTCCAAGACGTGCCCCTACTTCCACCAGCTCGACGCTATCTACCGCAAGAAGCAATCTGCCGTGAGCAACGCCGCCGGCGGCTGCTCTAGCACTGCCTCCGGGAACGCTGTGGCCGCGGTCAACGCCTCCGCCTCCGAGCAGCATAACCCCTGGCGCGAGCTCGAGGGTAAGATCAGCAACGACTTTGACAGGAGGCACACCGTTGGAGGGGGAAGCTCAGATGCCCCgcccggcgacggcgaggtggccgcGGCCAGTACCGTGCTTGATGCCATCGCTACAACCAAG AAGTCTGAAGACAACGTGATGGCAATGGAGTCAAACATTCAGTCCCAGCAGACGGAGGTGACGGCGACGGACGAGACGGACAGCGACGACATCGAAGGCAACTACACCgatgacggcgacgacgacgacggcgacgaggatgACAAGATGAAGTACACCATAGAGTTCCAGAAGCACAAAGAGGGCGGAAGCAGTAGCGCTCCTGCTGCCCCAGCGACAGCTGCGACGGTGGTGACGAGTTCGGCCCCGACAGGCAGGACCTTCCTTGCCGTTCAGTAG
- the LOC123127865 gene encoding trihelix transcription factor GTL1 isoform X2: MQHPEQGGAGYPYGPPLTGMAPLLPQPASAAVPVSSIPSPTPSPMQPQPQPAGTSFDQLPAARVSSIPSPTPSPSPMQPPPQPAGTNFDQLPSAGAVSFHDDENTPVDGGSGRSGGDAGAGGSGSRWPREETVALIRIRSEMDGAFRNAALKAPVWEEVSRKLAELGYRRSAKKCKEKFENVDKYYRRTKEGRAGRQDGKNYRFFKELEALHAAAPQQNQHMATAAPILPDPRPLAMAPAYPGAGLPDLSLSSNSESESDDESDEEEDQAGGGGGRSNESMMALFEGMIKQITEKQDATQRLFLETLEKWEADRTAREEAWRRQELARISREREQHARERAAAAARDAAVIAFLQRVGGSSVLPTPMPAHTAPHPDAPASSLQLVVAAPEEGGRRGGGESSAGMSRWPKEEVHALIQLRMEKDEHCQDMGAKGPLWEDISAGMRRIGYNRSSKRCKEKWENINKYFKKVKESNKRRPEDSKTCPYFHQLDAIYRKKQSAVSNAAGGCSSTASGNAVAAVNASASEQHNPWRELEGKISNDFDRRHTVGGGSSDAPPGDGEVAAASTVLDAIATTKSEDNVMAMESNIQSQQTEVTATDETDSDDIEGNYTDDGDDDDGDEDDKMKYTIEFQKHKEGGSSSAPAAPATAATVVTSSAPTGRTFLAVQ; the protein is encoded by the exons atgCAGCATCCCGAGCAGGGTGGCGCCGGGTACCCCTACGGGCCGCCGCTTACGGGGATGGCCCCGTTGTTGCCGCAGCCGGCATCCGCGGCCGTGCCTGTCAGCAGCATCCCGTCTCCGACGCCGTCGCCGatgcagccgcagccgcagccagCGGGGACGAGCTTCGACCAATTGCCAGCCGCGCGTGTCAGCAGCATCCCGtctccgacgccgtcgccgtcgccgatgcagccgccgccgcagccagcgGGGACGAACTTCGACCAATTGCCGTCCGCCGGCGCCGTCAGCTTCCACGACGACGAGAACACGCCGGTCGACGGCGGAAGCGGCAGGAGCGGCGGCGACGCGGGGGCGGGAGGGTCCGGCAGCCGGTGGCCGCGGGAGGAGACGGTGGCGCTCATCAGGATCCGGTCGGAGATGGACGGCGCCTTCCGGAACGCCGCCCTCAAGGCCCCCGTCTGGGAGGAGGTCTCCAG GAAGCTTGCGGAGCTGGGCTACCGCAGGAGCGCCAAGAAGTGCAAGGAGAAGTTCGAGAACGTGGACAAGTACTACCGCCGCACCAAGGAAGGCCGCGCCGGGCGCCAGGACGGCAAGAACTACCGCTTCTTCAAGGAGCTCGAAGCGCTCCACGCCGCGGCCCCGCAGCAGAACCAGCACATGGCGACCGCCGCGCCAATCTTGCCAGATCCTCGGCCGTTGGCAATGGCGCCTGCCTATCCTGGCGCCGGCCTGCCGGACCTCAGCTTGTCGTCGAATTCGGAGTCAGAGTCGGACGACGAGTCAGACGAGGAGGAAGaccaggcgggcggcggcggcggcaggagcaACGAGAGCATGATGGCGCTCTTCGAGGGGATGATAAAGCAGATCACGGAGAAGCAAGACGCGACGCAGCGGCTGTTCCTGGAGACGCTTGAGAAGTGGGAGGCCGACCGCACCGCGCGGGAGGAGGCATGGCGCCGGCAGGAGCTGGCCCGCATAAGCCGCGAAAGGGAGCAGCACGCCCGGGAGCGAGCCGCCGCGGCCGCCCGCGACGCCGCCGTGATCGCGTTCCTCCAGCGCGTCGGCGGGAGCTCCGTGCTGCCCACCCCAATGCCGGCCCACACAGCGCCTCATCCCGACGCGCCGGCCTCCTCGCTCCAGCTGGTGGTCGCCGCGCCGGAGGAgggcggccggcgaggaggaggggagaGCAGCGCGGGCATGTCACGGTGGCCCAAGGAGGAGGTCCATGCGCTGATCCAGCTGCGGATGGAGAAGGACGAGCACTGCCAGGACATGGGGGCCAAAGGGCCGCTGTGGGAGGACATCTCCGCCGGCATGCGGAGGATCGGCTACAACCGGAGCTCCAAGCGGTGCAAGGAGAAGTGGGAAAACATCAACAAGTACTTCAAGAAGGTGAAGGAGAGCAACAAGAGGCGCCCCGAGGACTCCAAGACGTGCCCCTACTTCCACCAGCTCGACGCTATCTACCGCAAGAAGCAATCTGCCGTGAGCAACGCCGCCGGCGGCTGCTCTAGCACTGCCTCCGGGAACGCTGTGGCCGCGGTCAACGCCTCCGCCTCCGAGCAGCATAACCCCTGGCGCGAGCTCGAGGGTAAGATCAGCAACGACTTTGACAGGAGGCACACCGTTGGAGGGGGAAGCTCAGATGCCCCgcccggcgacggcgaggtggccgcGGCCAGTACCGTGCTTGATGCCATCGCTACAACCAAG TCTGAAGACAACGTGATGGCAATGGAGTCAAACATTCAGTCCCAGCAGACGGAGGTGACGGCGACGGACGAGACGGACAGCGACGACATCGAAGGCAACTACACCgatgacggcgacgacgacgacggcgacgaggatgACAAGATGAAGTACACCATAGAGTTCCAGAAGCACAAAGAGGGCGGAAGCAGTAGCGCTCCTGCTGCCCCAGCGACAGCTGCGACGGTGGTGACGAGTTCGGCCCCGACAGGCAGGACCTTCCTTGCCGTTCAGTAG